Below is a window of Thermodesulfobacteriota bacterium DNA.
TGGGATTAAGTGGGCTGAGTATTCCAGAGTCTCTCCTTCACGGATGAGGGTTTTTATCTCAAACCTCTCCTTAAATCTTTCCAAAAGCTCGTACGTTTTTATTTTGGGGTAGGCGTTTATGACAGAGCTTATTTTGACGACAATCCCTAAAGAGACTGTATCTATGTTTGTGTAGAGGAAACCACCACCGAATATCCCTTCTGTAACATCTCCTATGAAAAGGTGGGCAACGCCTTCCCGTTCTCCAACGTTAAACCTCTCATTTATCGTGTTTGCGGAAAGCCCGATCACCTCTTTTATTCCCACGGCATAGTCGTTAGCTTTAAGCTCCTCTTTCAGTCCGAGTCTTCTCGTAAGAATAGAGAGAGCACCCTCTGCAATCACAACGACATTGGCGTAGAGCCTCTCGTCACCAACTGTAACACCATCTACCTTTCCATCAGTCATAATTAAACCGTCAACTCTGTACTTTGGCACCACAAGGACCCCTTGAGCCAAAAGTTTTTCCGCTATGTGCTTGTCAAGCCTTCCTCTAAGTACCGTGTAGCTGTGGTTTTCGTATCTTAGTTTTTCAGATGTGAAGTCAAAGGTTAAGGAACTATTTTTTGCAAGAAGCGTCCATCTTTCCCTCACAATTTTCCTTTCCAAAACCGAATCATCGAACATACCATCCATATATGGATAGACCGGATTAAGATATAACCTACCCCCAGTCATATTTTTTGTGCCAGGGAATTCGCCCCGTTCTAATACGAGAACGCTCAACCCACTATCCTTTAACCCGTAGGCGCAAGAAAGTCCAGCAAGGCCTCCACCCACAATTATCACATCCAGCCTTTCCATCTAGATCTCTTCTTTTGCCTTTTTCAATTCTTCCTTAAGGAGAGGTAGAATTTCGAAAAGATCATCGATTATCCCGTAGTCAGCGATATTGAAGATGGGAGCATTGGGATCCGAATTTATCGCAACGATCGTCTTTGAAGAGTCTATTCCCATTGTGTGATGAATTGCTCCGGAGATGCCACATGCTATGTATAGGAGGGGGGATACCGTCTTTCCACTCTTTCCGATCTGCTCTTCGTAACTTCTCCACTTTGCGTCCACAACGGATCTTGAGG
It encodes the following:
- a CDS encoding FAD-dependent oxidoreductase; translation: MERLDVIIVGGGLAGLSCAYGLKDSGLSVLVLERGEFPGTKNMTGGRLYLNPVYPYMDGMFDDSVLERKIVRERWTLLAKNSSLTFDFTSEKLRYENHSYTVLRGRLDKHIAEKLLAQGVLVVPKYRVDGLIMTDGKVDGVTVGDERLYANVVVIAEGALSILTRRLGLKEELKANDYAVGIKEVIGLSANTINERFNVGEREGVAHLFIGDVTEGIFGGGFLYTNIDTVSLGIVVKISSVINAYPKIKTYELLERFKERFEIKTLIREGETLEYSAHLIPEAGFRGCAKLYGNGVLIVGDAAGLALNMGFTVRGMDFAIVSGILAAETIKEAYDKGDFSESVLKGYADKLKESFVLKDLNTFRHMPDFLDNDDIFAHYPEKFPAILEKLTYFGCGPKGKTWDILWPFIKEMVSLRTIKVLLSAKKI